A genomic segment from Drosophila miranda strain MSH22 chromosome 3, D.miranda_PacBio2.1, whole genome shotgun sequence encodes:
- the LOC108159473 gene encoding histone H3-like centromeric protein cid has protein sequence MRPPKKNSGGQRGGNPPKATQRDLDSGDASPSFQSPDDENATDYGLEFTTSRLNLQNSNSPRTSTVRKDVSAARRRQNEETSGEENRPPEPADRRAGQRQESSSQEDNQALELNTSNRSLRSLNAPQPQRPRANPQTQQAPRAVALRRKQTRPISRVALMQQEIQRLQATPKLLIPRLPFSRLVREIIVNLTGLSSAFRVTQGAMEALQTAAEMYTTQRLQDAYLLTLHRGRVTLEVRDMALMAFLCSHCRYN, from the coding sequence ATGCGACCACCGAAAAAAAACAGTGGCGGTCAGCGTGGTGGAAATCCTCCAAAGGCAACACAGAGGGACTTGGACTCTGGGGATGCCAGCCCCTCATTCCAATCGCCCGATGATGAAAATGCTACCGACTACGGCTTGGAATTTACCACAAGTCGTCTCAATCTCCAAAACTCTAACAGTCCACGCACCTCAACGGTGCGCAAGGACGTTTCTGCTGCCCGTCGACGGCAGAATGAGGAGACGTCTGGGGAAGAGAATCGGCCACCAGAACCAGCAGACCGTCGCGCCGGACAGAGGCAGGAGTCGTCCTCTCAGGAAGACAATCAAGCTCTGGAACTCAACACTTCAAATCGCAGTCTCCGTTCTTTAAATGCCCCACAGCCGCAGCGACCAAGAGCGAATCCACAGACACAACAGGCCCCTAGAGCTGTAGCGCTCCGCCGGAAACAGACCAGACCCATCAGCCGTGTCGCCCTGATGCAACAAGAGATTCAACGTCTGCAGGCGACGCCCAAATTGCTGATACCCCGCCTGCCGTTCTCTCGCCTGGTGCGTGAAATAATCGTGAATTTAACCGGCTTATCTTCGGCCTTTAGGGTTACCCAGGGCGCCATGGAGGCCTTGCAGACGGCAGCGGAAATGTACACTACCCAAAGACTCCAAGACGCCTATCTGCTCACTCTGCATCGTGGTCGAGTGACGCTGGAGGTGCGCGATATGGCGCTAATGGCATTCCTATGCAGCCATTGTCGATATAACTAA